The following is a genomic window from Terriglobales bacterium.
CGGGTCTATGTAGATCAGGTCAACGCAGGCATCCGGCAGTTTCTTTAGCTGCTCCAGATTGTCCCCGCAGTAGATGACCCGCGTGTCGAGCAGCGATGAGGACTTGCCAGCCATTTTCCTCACCAAATCATACGTTGAAACCTAGGTGTGTCGCGTAAGCTGATTGCCGGAATTGACCTCTTTTATTGCTGGCGGTATCTCTGATAACTAATGTTGAATCAGATACTTGCAAGCAATCCTGCGATTCTCCAATGGTGAAAGTTCGTAGTACGACTTAAATAACAGTCCTAGAATCAATAACTTACAAATACGGCCCGGAAGGGCCAGCCGCGAAGTGCGTCCGAGACGGCATTTGTCGGAATGGTTTTCGTGCCCATTCGGAACCTTGTTCGCGGAACCGCACAGTCATTCAGTTATCGTTTGACGGCTCACGAATCCTCTTCTCCCGCCGTTTTCTTCGCCCGGAGTCGTCTCAGTGATTGAAAGTGGGCGCAGTATTGGCTGCAATACCTCCTCCGGTGCTTAGAAACTAGCTCAAACGGTTTCCGGCAATCGTGTCGGGCACAAAACCTAAACTTCGCACCCCGCAAGTGGTCAACGTAGATCGTCGCCAGAATCGCCGTGAGGCTGTCCTCCGCCAGAATCCCCGCAAAATGCTTTGTGCCCTTCCACCAGAACCTAACCCGAAGGTCCTCATGTAGCTGCAAGGCTCGGACGATCATCCGCGCATCGAAAGTAAGCGAACCTAACCACTTGACCCATTTCGCTGGTGGGCGTCGCAGGAACTCCCTCATTACAAGCTGCCAAGCCTGGAAATCCCTATACTCCCAAAAGCCTTTCCCTTTTCCATACTTCACAGAAAAGAAGCCTGTTTCGTTTAGGAAGCCCAGAAGCTCTTTCTCGGTCCTTAGGCTCAGGAACCGGTCGCGGGCGCTCCACGGGTCAAGGTAGATGCCTTTAAGCCAGTCTCCTGCCTTGGCGTAGAAGCGCATCGGGTTCACGCGCTGCCCGTTCACAATGACCGTGACGTTCTTAGCTGGCCTGATCTTCCACACGCAGGGAGTAGTCCGGAAGGTCACTGTCACCGGAGCTTTTAGAATGGCGGCTGGTCGGGGTTCTGGTGTCTGTGCCATGATTTACCTTTACATTTATACTACAGTTTGCTATACTTATACACTGAAAAAGGGCAACAAGGGAGTCGCCTAGCCTGGATTTGAGTGTCTGTGCCACTATTGTGCTTGACATTTGTACTACAGTTTGCTATAATTATACAATGAAAAAGTGCGACAAGGGGTCGCCCGCGTAGCTTGAATGTACAAGCTCGGGTGGCCTGGGGCAAGAGACTCTCAGTCACCAGCATCCCTGACTGTCGAGTTGCCCGAAGGTAGAAAGCCGGACAAACGGCTCAGTTTGGCTAAATGCAGGGAGTTGATGGGTTCGGGATGCGACCTGTCAGACACGGAGCTTGATAAGCTCTGTGACCAGATGTACGCGATTGCGGACATTCTAACAACTGAGTTTGTGCAACGAATGGGTAAACGCGAAGAACCCGCGAGCGTTCACTAAGTGTTAGGCCCATCCAAAGTCCTGTTAGTTAGTACGGATACGCTGCCTCATAGGTTGGGGCAGCTTATTCCGTGTCAAGCAAAGGGTTCCGAATGACGAAAACAAAAAACTCGCAACCGCGAGGTACACAAGCGGTCATCTACTGCCGCGTCTCTACAAAAGACCAGGTACAGAACCTCAGCTTGCCTACCCAAGAGGCAAGGGCAATTGACCACTGCAACAAGAACGGCTGGCCCGTTGACCAAGTCTTTCGGGATAAGGGCGAGTCGGCCAAGACCATAGACCGCCCCGAATTCTTGAAGATGATTGCCTACTGTAAGAGCAATCGTCACAAAATCGGCTTCGTTGTCGTGCATGACCTGAGCCGCTTCTCCCGCGACATGGCGGACCAAATCGTCGTGATTGCCCAACTTGAAGCAGTCGGAATTAAGTTGCGGTCCGTCATGGAAAATGTGGATGAGACCCCGGCTGGCAACCTCATGCTGAACATCTATGGAGCGTTCAACCAGTTTGACAACGATAGGAAAGCGGAACGTACAAGACTCGGGATGCAACGGTCGGCCACTGTTGGGCGATTCCCCTTCCGTGGGCCACTTGGCTACTTGAACGTCCCTGTTCAAAATGGCCCGAACCTCATTCCTGACCCTGAACGCGCCCCACTCATTACGAAAGCGTTTGAACTATACGCCACGGGAGCGTTGAGCAGACGTGAGGTCTTGCGAAGGGTTACTGCCTTAGGGCTTCGGACTCAGGCTAACCTACCACTCAGCAACCAGACGCTAGAAAGCATACTTCGCAATCCTATCTATGCAGGATGGGTGGTCATACCTTCATGGAGCATGAAGGAGCGCGGCAAGTTTGAACAGCTCATTTCCGAAGAGCTTTTCCAACGTGTTCAGGATGTTTTCGACGGTAGGCGGATCACCGTTGTACCCCACAGCCGCAATCACCAAGACTTCTCACTAAGAGTCTTCATCCGCTGCAAGGCCTGTGGTCAACCACTAACGGGAAGTTCGTCCAAAGGTCGCAACAAGCACTACCCCTATTACCACTGTCGAAATGGAAAGTGTAAGTCGGTCAAGATACGGAAGGAGAAGCTAGAAGCCCAGTTTGTCGCGTTGTTGCACAGGCTAGAGCCAAAAGAGTCCTGTCTCCGCCTGTTCTGTGAGGTCGTAACGAACGTTTGGAATCAAAAACAGTCTGACGCGCAGGAGATGGTAAGGGCTATTACTCAAAAGCTGGCAAAACTAACCGGACGCAAGCAACGACTCATAGACTTACTGCTGGAAAGCCGCATTGACCAGAACACGTATGAGGAACAGATTAGGAGACTGAAGGCTGAGATAGAGAACGCAGAGGCAGAGCTACGAGAAGCTGCTTCTGAGGACTTAGACATTGCGGCTGTCTTGGCCTTTGCCAAGAAGCTCTTAAAGAACCCCGCCGAGCTTTGGTCGAGAGCATCGCTCGATCAAAGACAGCGTTTGCAGAAGGTGTTCTTCCCTCAAGGACTCACCTTTTCTGGCGATTCATTTGGAACCGAGCAAACTACCTCTCTTTTCAGATTCTTAGAGACGTTTGAACCTGAAAAGGTAAGGTTGGCGTCCCCGACGGGATTCGAACCCGTGTTACCGCCGTGAAAGGGCGATGTCCTAGGCCGGGCTAGACGACGGGGACCGCAGTGCAAGGCAGGAAGCGCGCACTCAAATCTTAGCAGAAGGCAGCGAACCAAGTCAGTCCCGGGATGGAGTTCGTCAGGCGCCTAGAGAGGCGAGGGCGCTGGCTTCACTCTCGTGAAATTCCAGCAGCTGGTCGACGTTGGTGAGCTTCAGCGCCTGGCGGACCACCCCGCCGGCGCCTGCGATCCTTAGTTTTCCGCCATGTGCGAGCACCGCAGCGTGGCAGCGGACCAGGCTGCCGATGCCCGAGGAATCGATGAGCGGCACCTTGGCCAGGTTCACCACTACGTTGCGCGATCCGGCCGCCAGGGCGTCCGACCAGCCGGTGCGGAAGTCGTCCACCGCCGGGCCCAGGCCCAGCTTGCCTTCCAGATCGAAGATGACGACGTTCCCCTGCTTGCGCGTGGCCATGCTCATGGCAGATGAGTCTCCCTCTCAATCATTTTGTCCTTCCCATTTCTGCCTTCAGCTGCTCCCCGGCGGCGGCCTGGGCGGCGGCCAGGCGCGCGGTCAGCACGCGGAAGGGCGAGCAGGAGACGTAGTTCAATCCGATCATGTGGCAGAACTCGACGGAGGAAGGCTCGCCGCCGTGCTCGCCGCAGATGCCGACCTTGAGTTTGGGATTGGTCTTGCGCCCGCGCTCCACCGCCCAGCGCAGCAGTTGCCCTACGCCCTCGCGGTCGAGCACGGCGAAGGGGTCCTGCTTGAGCAAGCCCTGCTCCAGGTAGGCGGGGAGGAACTTGTTGATGTCGTCGCGGGAGAAGCCGTAGGCGGTCTGGGTGAGGTCGTTGGTGCCGAAGGAGAAGAACTCCGCCACCTTGGCAATCTCGTCCGCCACCAGCGCCGCGCGCGGCAGCTCGATCATGGTGCCCACCAGGTAAGGGACCTTCGTCTCTTTCTCGGCGAAGACCTCTTCCGCCACGCGGCGGACGATGGCCTCCTGATGCGACATCTCCTTCACCATGCTCACCAGCGGGATCATGACCTCGGGGTGCACTTTCCCGCCTTCCTTCGTGACAATGACTGCGGCCTCGAAGATGGCACGCACCTGCATCTCCGAGATCTCGGGATAGGTGATGCCCAGGCGGCAGCCGCGGTGCCCGAGCATGGGATTGAATTCGTGCAGCTCCTCCACGCGGCGCAGCAGGGTGCGCAGCTCGCGCAGCTTGGGCGAGCGGGGTTTGGTCAGCTCCAGCTGCGCGATCTCGACCATCAAGTCTTCGCGCCGGGGCAGGAACTCGTGCAGCGGAGGGTCGAGCAGCCGGATGGTGACCGGGAAGCCGTCCATGGCGCGGAAGACGCCGACGAAATCGGCGCGCTGCATGGGCAGCAGGCTGCGCAGGGCGCGCCGGCGGTCTTTTTCCGTGGAGGCCAGGATCATGACGCGCATGTGCGCGATGCGGTCCGAGGCGAAGAACATGTGCTCGGTGCGGCACAGGCCGATGCCCTCGGCGCCGAAGGCGCGCGCCTGGATGGCGTCGCGGGGGATGTCGGCGTTGGCCCGCACTCCCATCTTGCGGAAGGGCTCCGACCAGGACATGAATTTCTTGAGCTCCGGATCGTCCGGGGAGGCAGGCACGGTACCAAGCCGCCCCTTGATGACGCGCCCAGTGGTGCCGTCGAGTGAGATCCAGTCGCCTTCCTTGAAGACCTGGCCCTTGACGCGCATCTCGCGCGCCTTGTCGTCCACCTCGATGTCGCCGGCGCCGGCCACGCAGCACTTGCCCATGCCGCGCGTGACCACGGCGGCATGGCTGGTCATGCCGCCGCGTGAGGTCAGGATGCCCGCCGCCACCTCCATGCCATGGATGTCCTCGGGCGTGGTCTCGGCGCGCACCAGGATCACCGGATTCTTCTTGTCGTGGCCGGCCTGGACCACCGCCTCGTCGGCGGTGAAGACGATCTGCCCTACCGCCGCGCCCGGGGAAGCCGGCAGGCCCGTGGCCAGCACTTCCACCTTGGTCTTTTTCTCGTCCAGACGGGGCACCAGGAAGTCGTAGAGCTGGTTGGGATCCACGCGGAAGATGGCCTCTTCCTTGTTGATGAGCCCTTCTTCCACCATGTCGATGGCGATGCGTACTGCGGCCAGTCCGGTGCGCTTGCCGTTGCGCGTCTGCAGCATGTACAGGCGCTCGTCCTGGATGGTGAACTCGAAGTCCTGCACGTCGCGGTAGTGCTTTTCCAGGCGCGTGGTGATCTCGCGCAACTGGCGGTAGACACTCGGCATGACCTTTTCCAGCTGGGAGATGGGCACGGGCGTGCGGATGCCGGCCACCACGTCCTCGCCCTGGGCGTTCATCAGGAACTCACCGAAGAATTCTTTGGTGCCGTTGGAGGGGTTGCGGGTGAAGCCCACACCGGTCCCGCTGGTCTCACCCAGGTTGCCGAAGACCATGGCCTGCACGTTGACCCCGGTGCCCAGGTCGTCGGAAATGTTGTTCATGCGGCGGTAATGGCGGGCGCGGTCGTTGTCCCAGGAGCGGAAGACGGCGTCGCGCGCCAGCATGAGCTGCTCCAGCGGATTCTGCGGGAAGTCGCGCTTGGTGTGCTTCTTCACCACCTTCTTGTATTCCTCGATTACTTCCTTCAGCGCCTTGGCGTCGAGCTCGGTGTCGAGCTTCGCCTTGCGCTGTTTTTTCTTGGCGTCGAAGACCTCGTCGAAGGCCGCCTTGGGAATGTCAAGCACCACGTTGCCGAACATCTGGATGAGCCGGCGGTAGGAGTCGGCGGCGAAGCGCGGGTTCTTCGAGCGCTTGGCTAGCGCCTCCACGCTCTGGTCGTTCAAGCCGAGGTTCAGGATGGTGTCCATCATCCCCGGCATGGAAAACTTCGCGCCGGAACGCACGCTCACCAGCAACGGATTCTCGCCCACTCCCAGCTTCTGCTTTTGTAGTTCCTGCAGGCGGTCGAGCGCGCCGCGCATCTGGTGGTCCACTTCGGGCGAGAGCTTGCCGCCCGTCTTCATGTATTCGCGGCAGGCGTCGGTCTGGATGGTGAAGCCCGGAGGCACGGGCAGGCCGGCGTTGGTCATCTCGGCCAGGCCGGCGCCCTTGCCGCCCAGCTCATCCTTCATCTTGCCGTTGCCCTCGGCCTTGCCGCCGCCGAAGAAGTACACGTACTTGGTGGCCGAGGTTTCTGGCGTCTCCGTCTCGGGAAGCGTCTGCGTGCTCATAAGTCCTCTCAGGAAGTCTTGCCTTCGGTTACGATCTCGGAAAAATCGGCGATGGTGGAGAAGTCGCCCAGAAGCTTTTCGAGCAGCGCCAGGCGGTTGGCGCGCAAGTGTTCGTCCTCCACCATCACCATCACCTTGTCGAAGAAGGCGTCGATGAGCGGGCGGAGCTTGGAGATCTCGCTCAGGGCCTTGGCATATTCCTTCTTCTCCCGCAGGTTCGCGACGCGCAGCGCGGTCACCTGCATGCGTGCCGCCAGTGCCTTCTCCGCGTCCTCCTTGAGGGCATCCGGATCCAGCGTGTGCGCCGGCTTCTTCCCTGCCTCCGCGGCTTGGCGCAGGATGTTCTTCATGCGCTTGAAAGAGCTGGAAATGGCCTCAAAATCAGGGGATTCCCGCACTCCCGCCACGGCCTGGGCGCGGGCCAGCGCGTCCACTACGTCGTCCCCGCCGGCCGCCAGCGTGGCCGCCACCACATCGTAGGCCAGTCCGCAGGTGTCGCGCAGATAGAACTCCACCCGTTCGCGCAGGAAGTCGAGGATGGCATCGGCGCGGTGGTGTCCTTTGAACTTCTTTTCCGCCTCCGAACCCTTGTAGCACTCGAGCGCCGCTTCGAAGATCCGCCGCAGGCTGAGCAGCAGCTTGCGCTCGGCGATGGTCTTTACAATGCCGTTCGCCTGGCGGCGCAACGCGAACGGGTCCCTCGATCCGGTGGGCAGGTTCCCCAGGGCGAACATCCCCGCGATGGAATCCGCCTTGTCAGCGATGGAGAGCACTGCACCCTCGAGAGTGCGTGGCGCTTCCTCTTCCATGGACTCCGGTTTGTAGTGATCGTAGATAGCATCCCCGACCGCCGCCGCGTGCTTCTGCGCCTTCGCGTACAGTCCGCCGACGATGCCCTGCAGTTCGGTGAACTCTTTCACCAGTTCCGTGGTGAGGTCGGTCTTGGCCAGCCACGCCGCCTCGTGCACCGCGTTGCGGTTCAGCTTCACGCCCGCGCTTGAGAGGTCGGCGGACAGTTCGTCAGCCAGCGCGGCCACACGCTCCGCCTTGGCGTGATAGCTGCCCAGGTCTTTTTGGAAGGTGACGGCCTTCAGCATTTCGACGCGTTGCTTGAGCGGGATCTTCTGGTCGGTCTCCCAGAAGAAGCGGGCGTCGTTGAAGCGCGCGCGCAGCACGCGCTCGTTGCCGTGACGGATCAGGCCGTCGGGATCGCCGTCGGTGTTGAGCACCGCAAGGAAGTGCGGCGCGAGTTTGCCGCCGGCGTCGTCCACGGCGAAGTATTTCTGGTGGTCGCGCATGACGGTTACCAGGACTTCCTCGGGCAGCGCCAGGAATTCGCGGTCGAAGTTGCCCAGCACCGCGGAAGGAAACTCCGTCAGGTTCACGACGGCAGAGAGCAGTGCCGCGTCTTCGCGCCAGCGCGCGCCCGGGACCGAGCGCGTCAGTTCGTCGAGCGCTTTGCGGATTCTCTGCTCGCGCTCTTTGGAGTCGGCGATCACGCATACGCCGGCCAGCGCGTCCTTATATTGCGCGGGAGTTGAGATGGCGGCTGCGCCATCCGACAGAATGCGATGTCCGGCAGACTTCGCTCCGGCGCGCACGCCCGCGAACTCCAGCGGCACAACCTCGCCATCGAGCAATGCCACCAGCCAGCGCACCGGTCGGACGAACCTTTCCGGCGCGCCCGCGCGCCAGTACATCGCCTTGGGCCAGTGCAGGCCCTTGATTACCTCGGGCAGCGCCTCCGCAAGGACCTGCGCCGCGCTTCTGCCCTTGATGACCACCTTCGCGGCCAGGTATTCCCCCTTCGGGGTCGTGATCCGCTCCAGGGCGTTGACGTCCACTCCTGCTTTCTTGGCGAAGGCGTGCGCCGCCGGAGTGGGAGAGCCGTTCTTAAACCCAATACTCACGGCTGGCCCTGTAAGTTGCTGATTCACATCCGTTTGCCATACCAGGAGTCCGCTGCATAAAACCGCGAGACGGCGCGGTGTGGAGTAGGTGGCGGTCTTGGTGGTCCCCGGGTCGAGCTTCTGATCCACCAGCAGCTTGGCCACGCGGGCGCCCAGCACCGCTTCCGCTTCCGCCAGCATGCGGGCGGGAATCTCTTCGCAACCGATCTCGAGCAAGAAGTCCATTATTAGATCCGACACCCTGGGGCTGAAGCCCCAGGGTGTCAACAAATCAGACCGCCTTCGCTTCTCCCGGGTTCAGGTAAGCCTTAGCCACTCCCACGGCCAGGTTCCGTATGCGCGCGATCACGCCCACGCGCTCCGTCACGGAGATGGCGCCGCGCGAATCCAGGATATTGAACAGGTGCGAGCACTTCAGGCAGAGGTCGAAGGCCGCAAGAACCGCGTTCCCACCCAACAGCGCCTTGCACTCGGCCTCATAAAGGCGAAGATGCTCCCAGGTTTTTTCCACGTCGGCGGATTCGAAGTTGTAGATGGAGAACTGCTTTTCCTCGGCGTGGCGGACGTCGCCGTACTTCACCCCCGGCGCCCACGCGATGTCATAGACCGAATCCACGTCCTGGAGGAAGGCCGCGATGCGCTCCAGTCCGTACGTCAATTCCGCCGAGATGGGGTCGAGGTCCACGCCGCCGCACTGCTGGAAGTAGGTGAACTGCGTGATCTCCAGTCCGTCGAGCATCACCTGCCATCCGATGCCCCAGGCGCCGAGCGTGGGCGACTCCCAGTTGTCTTCTTCGAACTTGATGTCGTGCTTGCGCAGATCGATGCCCACGGCGGTGAGCGATTCCAGATACAGCTGCTGCACATTCTCCGGCGGCGGCTTCAGGATGACCTGCAACTGCGTGTGCTTGTAGAGACGATTGGGATTGTCGCCATAGCGTCCGTCCGCCGGACGCCGCGAAGGCTGCACGTAGGCGACGCTGTAGGCCTTGGGCCCGAGCACGCGCAGAAAAGTTTCCGGCGCCATGGTCCCCGCGCCGACCTCGAGGTCATAGGGCTGCTGCAGAATGCAGCCGTGCTCCGCCCAGAAGCTCTGGAGCTGAAGGATCAGTTCCTGAAATGTGAGCGGATTGGCGATTGATCTCGGCAATGGCTTGTTGCTTGTCGCTTACTCTAGCTTTTCCAGCATGGTCCCCGTCACCAGCTTCTTCTCCAGATGCAGCTCGATGCGCTGCGCCAGGAACTTGCGCAACTCGGCGGCGCGCGGGCGCGGCCAGGGCGCGCCCGCAAACTGCTCGATGGGCGCGCGGAACATCTCCGCCGCCAGCGTCCGCGATTCCTTCGACATCTCCGCGGACGCCAGGCGCTTGTCGGCGGCGCACATCAGGCCGTCGGCCAGCGGGTGAAAATACGCCCGGTGACCGTTGAGCGCCGTGCCACAGGCGGTGCATACGCCCAATTCCGGCAACAGGCCCGTCAGCCGCACGACCCACAAATCGAAGTACGTCAGCGGCATCCAGATAGCCCCTGCGCGCAGCTGGCCGAGCACGGAGAGCGCCAGCCGGAACATGGCGTCGTTCGCCTCGCGCTCCGGCAGCAACTGCTCCAGCACTTCGGCCACGTAACCCAGCGCCACCGCCCGCGGATAATCCACGCGGTCGGCCAGGGGCGACTCCAGCACCTCGCAGGAGTCCACCCGCGCCAGCTCCTGCCGCTCGCGGTCCTCGTACCAGACGCGCACGTAGGTCAGCGGCTCGAGCGCGCCTCCAAAGCGCCGCTTGGACTTCTTGGCGGCGCGCGCCACCCCCCGCACCTTGCCCTCCGCCCGGGTAAAGAAGGCGACCAGCAGGTCGGACTCACGCAGCGGATAGCTGCGCAGCACAATCGCCTCCGACTGCTTGAGTGGCATGAACTTTACCGGGAACTGCGGTCGCCATCGAGGACGAAGTGCGATTGTATCGGATGCAGTAGTCAGTAGCCAGTCGCCGGTGGTCAGCGGAAAAAACGAAGGCGCAGCCGGGAAGGCTGCGCCCAGAAAATCCACGTGCCGCGCTAGCGGCCGAAGTACTTGGCGTTGCGTTCGGTGAAGGCCTTCCACTTTTCCGGCAGGTCGTCGAGGGCGAAGATGGCCGAGACCGGACAGACGGGCACGCAGGCGCCGCAGTCAATGCACTCCACCGGATCGATGTACAGCATCTCCTCGGTGGCGAACTTCTCCGCGTCCTTCTTGGGGTGGATGCAATCCACCGGACAGGCGTCCACGCAGGCCGTGTCCTTGGTGCCGATGCAGGGTTCCGCGATCACATAAGCCATAAACTTGGGTTCTCCATCATTGCCGGGATTAAGAGCTGCCTGCCAACCTTAAATAATACACAAACGGACGGTGCGTAAGGAAATTGAGGCGTCTAGCGGACGGCGGCGAGTTCGCGGGTTTCAGACGGTTCATACTCGACGATCCGGCCGGCGACGGCGCTCGCGGCCACGGTCAGCGGGCTGGCCAGGTACATCTGCCCGGGGCCGCTGCGGCCGGGGAAATTACGGTTCTGGGCGCTGATCACCACCTGGTCCGGCCGGGTACTGACGCCCGGCCCGGCATTGATGCAGGCGCCGCAACTGGGTTCAAGGACGATGGCCCCCGCCTTCTGGAAGACCTCCAGATAGCCCTGGCGGATGCAGTACTCGCGCGTTTCCTGTGAGCCGAACTGGATGTAGAACTTCACCGATGGAGCGATGCGCTTGCCCTGGCGCAGGGCGTCGGCCAGGACGCGGGCATACATATCCATGTCCTCATTCTTGCCCGCGGTGCAGGTGCCGCCATAAGCGATCTCGACCGGCACTGGCGTGGGGAGGTCACGGACGAACTTGCCGTTCCCCGGATCGCCGGGCGTGGCCACCATGGGTGTGAGCTCGTTGGCGTCGAGTTCGATGACCTCGGCATACTCGGCGCCGGGATCGCTCGCCAACCCTTCCATCATCTTCTTAACTTCAGCGCGGTCCAAGCCGCGGCGCTCGACCAGGAAGTCCACGGCTTTCGCGTCCGGCGCGACGATCCCGGTGAAGCCGCCGATCTCGGCGGCCATGTTGGTCATGGTGGCGCGCTCGTCCACGCTCAACTCTTCGATGGCCTCGCCCGCGTACTCGATGATCTTGGCCAGCGCCTTGCCGCTGCGCACGTAGTCGAGCGCCAGGATGGCGAGGATGAAGTCCTTGGCGGCGACGTTCGCCCGACGTTTGCCGCGCACCACAACCTTCACCGACTCCGGCACTTTCACGCGCACGTCCTTGGTGATCCACGCGTTGAAGACGTCCGTGGTCCCGATGCCGAAGGCGACGCAGCCGATGGCGCCCACGTGCGGCGTGTGCGAATCCGACCCGACGTTCAACTGTCCCGGCAGCGCGTAGCTTTCAAGCACGATCGAATGGCAGATGCCCTCCGCGCCCTTGCGGTCGGTGAGCTCCCCGTGCAGCTTAATGCCCTGCTTCTTGGCGAAGGTCTCCTGCTTCAGCTTGAGCTGCGTAGCCAGGTCGAGCAGCCCCATCTTCTTCTTTTCTTCGGAGAGCACCTCGTCGAGAAACGTCAGATGGTCGCGGAAGAAGAGGATGCTGCCGGGATCGTTGACCGGCGCTTCCTTGCCCACAAAGTGCTCGAAAAAAATGGAGGCCATGGGGGTGACGTACTCGTGCGAGAAGCGCAGGTCGGCGCGGGCAAAGCCGGTGTCGCCGGGCTTCACATAGGGCACGCCGACTTCGCCCTTCTCGCTGATCATGTGCCGGGCAA
Proteins encoded in this region:
- a CDS encoding STAS domain-containing protein gives rise to the protein MSMATRKQGNVVIFDLEGKLGLGPAVDDFRTGWSDALAAGSRNVVVNLAKVPLIDSSGIGSLVRCHAAVLAHGGKLRIAGAGGVVRQALKLTNVDQLLEFHESEASALASLGA
- the ppdK gene encoding pyruvate, phosphate dikinase yields the protein MSTQTLPETETPETSATKYVYFFGGGKAEGNGKMKDELGGKGAGLAEMTNAGLPVPPGFTIQTDACREYMKTGGKLSPEVDHQMRGALDRLQELQKQKLGVGENPLLVSVRSGAKFSMPGMMDTILNLGLNDQSVEALAKRSKNPRFAADSYRRLIQMFGNVVLDIPKAAFDEVFDAKKKQRKAKLDTELDAKALKEVIEEYKKVVKKHTKRDFPQNPLEQLMLARDAVFRSWDNDRARHYRRMNNISDDLGTGVNVQAMVFGNLGETSGTGVGFTRNPSNGTKEFFGEFLMNAQGEDVVAGIRTPVPISQLEKVMPSVYRQLREITTRLEKHYRDVQDFEFTIQDERLYMLQTRNGKRTGLAAVRIAIDMVEEGLINKEEAIFRVDPNQLYDFLVPRLDEKKTKVEVLATGLPASPGAAVGQIVFTADEAVVQAGHDKKNPVILVRAETTPEDIHGMEVAAGILTSRGGMTSHAAVVTRGMGKCCVAGAGDIEVDDKAREMRVKGQVFKEGDWISLDGTTGRVIKGRLGTVPASPDDPELKKFMSWSEPFRKMGVRANADIPRDAIQARAFGAEGIGLCRTEHMFFASDRIAHMRVMILASTEKDRRRALRSLLPMQRADFVGVFRAMDGFPVTIRLLDPPLHEFLPRREDLMVEIAQLELTKPRSPKLRELRTLLRRVEELHEFNPMLGHRGCRLGITYPEISEMQVRAIFEAAVIVTKEGGKVHPEVMIPLVSMVKEMSHQEAIVRRVAEEVFAEKETKVPYLVGTMIELPRAALVADEIAKVAEFFSFGTNDLTQTAYGFSRDDINKFLPAYLEQGLLKQDPFAVLDREGVGQLLRWAVERGRKTNPKLKVGICGEHGGEPSSVEFCHMIGLNYVSCSPFRVLTARLAAAQAAAGEQLKAEMGRTK
- the glyS gene encoding glycine--tRNA ligase subunit beta, translated to MDFLLEIGCEEIPARMLAEAEAVLGARVAKLLVDQKLDPGTTKTATYSTPRRLAVLCSGLLVWQTDVNQQLTGPAVSIGFKNGSPTPAAHAFAKKAGVDVNALERITTPKGEYLAAKVVIKGRSAAQVLAEALPEVIKGLHWPKAMYWRAGAPERFVRPVRWLVALLDGEVVPLEFAGVRAGAKSAGHRILSDGAAAISTPAQYKDALAGVCVIADSKEREQRIRKALDELTRSVPGARWREDAALLSAVVNLTEFPSAVLGNFDREFLALPEEVLVTVMRDHQKYFAVDDAGGKLAPHFLAVLNTDGDPDGLIRHGNERVLRARFNDARFFWETDQKIPLKQRVEMLKAVTFQKDLGSYHAKAERVAALADELSADLSSAGVKLNRNAVHEAAWLAKTDLTTELVKEFTELQGIVGGLYAKAQKHAAAVGDAIYDHYKPESMEEEAPRTLEGAVLSIADKADSIAGMFALGNLPTGSRDPFALRRQANGIVKTIAERKLLLSLRRIFEAALECYKGSEAEKKFKGHHRADAILDFLRERVEFYLRDTCGLAYDVVAATLAAGGDDVVDALARAQAVAGVRESPDFEAISSSFKRMKNILRQAAEAGKKPAHTLDPDALKEDAEKALAARMQVTALRVANLREKKEYAKALSEISKLRPLIDAFFDKVMVMVEDEHLRANRLALLEKLLGDFSTIADFSEIVTEGKTS
- a CDS encoding glycine--tRNA ligase subunit alpha; this encodes MPRSIANPLTFQELILQLQSFWAEHGCILQQPYDLEVGAGTMAPETFLRVLGPKAYSVAYVQPSRRPADGRYGDNPNRLYKHTQLQVILKPPPENVQQLYLESLTAVGIDLRKHDIKFEEDNWESPTLGAWGIGWQVMLDGLEITQFTYFQQCGGVDLDPISAELTYGLERIAAFLQDVDSVYDIAWAPGVKYGDVRHAEEKQFSIYNFESADVEKTWEHLRLYEAECKALLGGNAVLAAFDLCLKCSHLFNILDSRGAISVTERVGVIARIRNLAVGVAKAYLNPGEAKAV
- the recO gene encoding DNA repair protein RecO; this encodes MPLKQSEAIVLRSYPLRESDLLVAFFTRAEGKVRGVARAAKKSKRRFGGALEPLTYVRVWYEDRERQELARVDSCEVLESPLADRVDYPRAVALGYVAEVLEQLLPEREANDAMFRLALSVLGQLRAGAIWMPLTYFDLWVVRLTGLLPELGVCTACGTALNGHRAYFHPLADGLMCAADKRLASAEMSKESRTLAAEMFRAPIEQFAGAPWPRPRAAELRKFLAQRIELHLEKKLVTGTMLEKLE
- a CDS encoding ferredoxin family protein — translated: MAYVIAEPCIGTKDTACVDACPVDCIHPKKDAEKFATEEMLYIDPVECIDCGACVPVCPVSAIFALDDLPEKWKAFTERNAKYFGR
- a CDS encoding aconitase family protein; translated protein: MGNPLLDRKIEKRPDGVRLQGRMLFLTEDPALIQRQLAGEDLPWDTKNPAANPKLRDDISTDEITPAHICFFFDETLGEFPYTGLKCGSEVPITRGDVKRGGFVAAVSGKRRGKGSSREQSPYAERCAGIQLVIAENIERIYKQNCQNLGVLTSTDFGLIDKIRKGEEIPLSEFTQGEDDITRQVIEHGGLFPFNVARLQGKVFLPPIQTAKRPMTLAEKIFARHMISEKGEVGVPYVKPGDTGFARADLRFSHEYVTPMASIFFEHFVGKEAPVNDPGSILFFRDHLTFLDEVLSEEKKKMGLLDLATQLKLKQETFAKKQGIKLHGELTDRKGAEGICHSIVLESYALPGQLNVGSDSHTPHVGAIGCVAFGIGTTDVFNAWITKDVRVKVPESVKVVVRGKRRANVAAKDFILAILALDYVRSGKALAKIIEYAGEAIEELSVDERATMTNMAAEIGGFTGIVAPDAKAVDFLVERRGLDRAEVKKMMEGLASDPGAEYAEVIELDANELTPMVATPGDPGNGKFVRDLPTPVPVEIAYGGTCTAGKNEDMDMYARVLADALRQGKRIAPSVKFYIQFGSQETREYCIRQGYLEVFQKAGAIVLEPSCGACINAGPGVSTRPDQVVISAQNRNFPGRSGPGQMYLASPLTVAASAVAGRIVEYEPSETRELAAVR